ATCAACCTCTATCTGCTGCGCCACACCGACGGCTGGGTCGTGGTGGACACCGGCATGAACACCGATCAGACCCGCGAAGTCTGGGACCGGGTGCTCAGTGAAGTGTGTGGCGGGTTGCCGCTGCTGGCGGTGGTCTGCACTCACTTTCACTCCGACCATGCCGGTGTGGCTGCGTGGCTTTCGCAGCGTTTCCAGTGCCCGGTGTACATGACCGCCAGCGAGTTCCAGTCGCTGCACGTCAGGTTTCCCGCCGATCAGCCACCGGGATGGGACTTTCTCGATTTCTACCGCAAGGCCGGCGTCAGCGATGAACAAAGTGCCGAGATGTTCGCGGTGATGAGCAACGCGCATTTCCTGCCGGCACCCCTGAACCATTTCCGCCGTTTGCACGAAGGCAGCCTGCTGAATATCGGTGGCCGTACCTGGCAGGTGATCATCGGTCGCGGTCACTCACCCGAGCATGCCTGTCTGTACGCCGCCGATGACGGCTTACTGATTTCCGGCGACCAGGTGCTGCCGCGCATCACCTCCACCGTCGGCGTGCATGCCACGGAGCCGTTGGCCAACCCGTTGCGCGACTGGCTCGACTCCATCGAGCACTTGCGCAGTTTGCCCGACAGCGTGCTGGTGCTGCCGGCACACGAGCGGCCGTTCTTCAATTTGCATCAGCGCCTGGA
The Pseudomonas sp. MYb327 DNA segment above includes these coding regions:
- a CDS encoding MBL fold metallo-hydrolase, which translates into the protein MTDLDVNGHELRSGLRYPWPQAPDSGQVLEVAPGVWWLRMPLPFRLDHINLYLLRHTDGWVVVDTGMNTDQTREVWDRVLSEVCGGLPLLAVVCTHFHSDHAGVAAWLSQRFQCPVYMTASEFQSLHVRFPADQPPGWDFLDFYRKAGVSDEQSAEMFAVMSNAHFLPAPLNHFRRLHEGSLLNIGGRTWQVIIGRGHSPEHACLYAADDGLLISGDQVLPRITSTVGVHATEPLANPLRDWLDSIEHLRSLPDSVLVLPAHERPFFNLHQRLDQLEAHHRGHLALMLADCDEPRTVLELMALLFPKLSGRFDELMALGETLAHANYLVAEGSLVREEDRGRYRYRRAVRGACAVTSLRVF